One window from the genome of Gimesia aquarii encodes:
- a CDS encoding DUF1598 domain-containing protein: MRPKYPRVGSSVVSVVATIACLSIVLAVTFYLVNQQPEVTVEQAPEQIQAHIESPIVLEEQETVEVAPAVVPEPVLETRQISPKEEVAAHLEAGEFGKAIETAETVADLHQRTLLLKMVVEAQLKSGDFVAALGTINRIPLADERTKAMGERAQAISLAGGGQLADFTQLIDLIQTQTSGLWEDTGEGEGSIRQFDSGVRVDPQGLLHHISKAELDGRLAALGIKARQADLNKNVAQNSQMRLISLTRLEKEVQQLIEEGRSPVETMKMLAGLTKVEYVFVYPEDQEVVIAGPAEAWTYNDQGLAVGIESGRPVLQLDDLVTVLRTFSDQGEEIFGCSFDPRPEGLARVKEFVAKSNARGPLRAGAGVRNWTKQLKNQLGVQDITLYGVPKTSRVARVLIEADYRMKLIGIGKMDAGDNIPSYFDLLAKQNTKDPQNLEALRWWLTMKYDSVLHNPQRTAYQVVGSSVLCQSENQIVTNEGQRLQTGQAEELNREFAANFTKHYQELAQQDLVYADLQNIFDLALVAALMRNEQLANRAGWEMGAFASTGAYRPAEFDPAHTVDTVINHRVYNGKDVVVQVAGGVRVDTGSVVKNQKNLKVSDQVGTVSKKSQAPALPVGRWWWDLAN, encoded by the coding sequence ATGCGCCCTAAATACCCTCGAGTAGGCTCCAGCGTTGTTTCAGTCGTTGCAACCATTGCCTGTTTATCCATTGTTCTGGCAGTCACATTTTATCTGGTAAATCAGCAACCGGAGGTGACCGTTGAACAAGCACCAGAACAAATTCAAGCTCACATAGAATCACCGATTGTGCTTGAAGAACAGGAAACAGTAGAAGTAGCTCCTGCTGTGGTTCCAGAACCAGTTCTTGAAACTCGCCAGATCTCTCCGAAAGAAGAAGTGGCAGCTCATTTGGAAGCGGGCGAATTCGGCAAAGCAATCGAAACCGCCGAAACCGTTGCCGACCTTCATCAACGAACTTTATTGTTGAAAATGGTCGTAGAAGCACAACTCAAATCGGGCGACTTTGTAGCCGCTTTGGGAACCATCAACCGTATCCCGCTGGCAGATGAACGAACAAAAGCCATGGGTGAACGGGCACAAGCAATCTCACTGGCCGGTGGGGGGCAACTAGCCGACTTTACACAGTTGATTGACCTGATCCAAACACAGACCTCAGGACTCTGGGAAGATACCGGAGAAGGGGAAGGCTCTATCCGACAATTCGATAGTGGGGTTCGAGTTGATCCTCAAGGATTGTTACACCACATCAGTAAAGCAGAACTCGATGGTCGATTAGCGGCTCTGGGAATCAAAGCTCGTCAGGCAGACTTAAATAAAAACGTCGCACAAAACAGTCAAATGCGACTCATCTCACTGACGCGACTCGAAAAAGAAGTTCAGCAATTGATAGAAGAAGGACGTTCCCCTGTCGAAACCATGAAGATGTTAGCAGGCCTGACAAAAGTCGAATACGTCTTCGTCTATCCCGAAGATCAGGAAGTCGTCATTGCTGGTCCTGCGGAAGCTTGGACTTATAATGACCAAGGACTCGCAGTCGGTATCGAAAGTGGTCGACCAGTCCTGCAATTAGACGACTTAGTCACAGTCCTTAGAACATTCTCTGATCAGGGAGAAGAAATCTTCGGTTGTTCTTTCGATCCACGCCCTGAGGGTCTGGCTCGTGTGAAGGAATTCGTCGCCAAATCAAATGCACGTGGCCCATTACGTGCAGGAGCCGGTGTTCGAAACTGGACCAAACAACTCAAAAATCAATTAGGCGTGCAAGACATCACACTGTATGGCGTTCCCAAAACTTCGCGTGTGGCCCGTGTGCTGATCGAAGCCGACTACCGTATGAAGCTGATCGGTATTGGTAAAATGGATGCAGGGGATAATATTCCCAGCTACTTTGATTTACTGGCAAAGCAAAATACAAAAGACCCTCAAAACCTGGAAGCACTTCGTTGGTGGTTAACGATGAAATATGACTCTGTTCTGCACAATCCACAACGAACTGCTTATCAAGTAGTCGGTTCTTCAGTCTTATGCCAGTCAGAAAATCAAATCGTCACGAATGAAGGTCAACGGCTGCAAACCGGTCAAGCAGAGGAATTAAACCGTGAATTCGCTGCTAACTTCACAAAGCATTATCAAGAACTGGCGCAACAAGATCTGGTCTATGCTGACCTGCAAAATATTTTCGATCTGGCTCTGGTTGCTGCTCTGATGCGAAATGAGCAGTTGGCAAACCGTGCTGGCTGGGAAATGGGAGCTTTTGCTTCAACTGGCGCTTATCGTCCTGCGGAATTTGATCCGGCCCATACCGTTGACACAGTTATCAATCATCGTGTTTACAATGGAAAAGATGTCGTTGTACAAGTTGCTGGTGGCGTTCGTGTTGATACCGGTTCCGTTGTCAAAAATCAAAAAAATCTCAAAGTCTCAGATCAAGTGGGAACTGTTTCTAAAAAATCACAAGCTCCCGCTTTACCTGTTGGCCGATGGTGGTGGGATTTGGCTAACTAA
- a CDS encoding APC family permease, whose protein sequence is MPADQRQPMAVQEETERYQKKLTLWDTVNIIIGIVIGVSIFKVPSLVFANAGSIEAGLAVWCLGGFLMLAGALCYAELASAMPETGGDYVFLSRTYGTGAGFLFGWAQFVAINPGNIGIMSYVFAQYAVSFLGVSDDWSVLLAASSVCILIFLNLLGLMVGKRAQNILTLAKVIGLVAIALTGFYLGIKNTTTVPSAIPGGSNSTANFGLSMVFVLYAYGGWNDAAFVAAEVKQPGKNIPKALIMGTVGIMVIYLLINCAYLWGLGYEGLLNSPAPAADLLERVWGTTGKTAISLVIMISSLGAINGLILTGSRVNVRLGMDHPLFAVLARWNYRVNAPIYSLITQGMISVSMIVLIGTKTGQHILEKPFELIQHKFINWEKYAGGFDTLIAASAPLFWIFFLMTGLSLIVLRFKLPSLERPFRVPFYPLTPILFCITSLYMLYSSLTYAGGLTALGLIPVLIGIPLYLMSRVSHNTK, encoded by the coding sequence ATGCCAGCAGATCAACGGCAACCAATGGCGGTTCAGGAAGAAACAGAACGTTATCAGAAAAAACTGACACTCTGGGATACCGTGAACATCATCATTGGTATTGTGATTGGGGTTTCGATTTTTAAGGTTCCAAGTCTGGTGTTTGCCAATGCGGGATCGATTGAAGCGGGCTTGGCAGTCTGGTGCCTCGGTGGTTTTTTGATGTTAGCCGGTGCGCTCTGCTACGCTGAGCTGGCTTCTGCTATGCCTGAAACCGGGGGAGATTATGTGTTTCTCTCTCGAACATATGGAACGGGCGCCGGTTTTCTCTTTGGATGGGCTCAATTTGTCGCCATCAATCCAGGTAATATCGGGATCATGTCCTATGTCTTTGCCCAATACGCGGTCTCATTCCTGGGAGTCTCAGATGACTGGTCGGTACTGCTTGCTGCTTCATCTGTCTGCATTCTGATCTTTTTAAATTTGCTCGGACTGATGGTTGGTAAACGAGCACAAAATATACTGACGCTCGCCAAAGTCATCGGTTTGGTAGCTATCGCTTTGACTGGATTTTATCTCGGTATAAAGAATACAACCACTGTCCCATCTGCCATACCAGGTGGCTCAAATTCTACGGCTAACTTTGGTTTGTCAATGGTGTTTGTACTGTATGCCTATGGTGGGTGGAACGATGCGGCTTTCGTTGCCGCTGAAGTGAAACAGCCAGGAAAGAATATTCCTAAAGCTTTGATCATGGGAACGGTGGGAATCATGGTCATCTATCTTCTTATCAACTGTGCCTACTTGTGGGGGCTTGGTTATGAAGGTCTGCTAAACTCACCAGCACCAGCAGCTGACTTACTGGAGCGAGTCTGGGGCACAACAGGAAAAACTGCAATCAGTCTCGTCATCATGATCTCATCCTTAGGTGCCATCAATGGCTTGATTCTGACAGGTTCGCGAGTCAACGTTCGCCTGGGAATGGACCACCCGCTATTCGCTGTACTGGCACGCTGGAATTATCGTGTCAATGCGCCAATCTATTCGCTCATCACACAGGGAATGATTTCAGTGAGCATGATCGTATTGATCGGAACAAAAACCGGACAACACATACTGGAAAAACCCTTTGAATTGATTCAACATAAATTTATCAACTGGGAGAAATACGCCGGTGGCTTTGATACGCTCATCGCCGCCTCGGCGCCCCTGTTCTGGATCTTCTTCTTAATGACAGGTCTCAGCCTGATCGTCTTACGGTTCAAACTCCCTTCTCTGGAACGCCCCTTCCGCGTTCCCTTCTACCCGCTAACCCCCATTCTATTCTGCATCACTTCATTATACATGCTCTATTCCAGTCTCACTTATGCGGGAGGTCTGACCGCACTGGGATTGATCCCTGTATTGATAGGCATCCCTCTTTATTTAATGAGCCGTGTCTCTCATAACACAAAATAA
- a CDS encoding arylsulfatase: MNQRLFFILAVLCGVSLFASDVSQAYAKQKPNIILIMADDLGYAELGCYGQTKIKTPHIDQLAAEGMKFTQAYAGSMVCQPSRSVLMTGQHTGHTAVRANDLNQLLYGQDKTVAEVLKDAGYATGIFGKWGLGYEGTPGHPNRQGFDQFTGQLLQVHAHFYYPFWIWRNDKKVMLPENENNQRGNYIHDLIHEDAKDFIRKNQNQPFFAYLPYIIPHVELVVPEESEHPYRGKFPKTQILDPRPGYIGSDDGLVTFAGMVSRLDDHVGEIVEMLEEMGIRDNTLIIFTSDNGGQGGTWKGMTDFFNGNAPLKGYKGTMYEGGLRVPFVVNWPGKVAPGTTSDLQIAFWDILPTFAQIAGTNVPKGVDIDGISFLPTLLGKGNQKKHKYLYWEYTKGEMRSRALRMGDWKAVQNRMKNSIELYDLGKDVGETKNLAKQNPEKLKEMEQIMQQAHTKPRDFPQTLKPVGIKGYVK, encoded by the coding sequence ATGAATCAACGGTTATTTTTTATTCTGGCAGTGCTATGTGGGGTGAGTTTGTTTGCCTCAGATGTTTCACAAGCTTACGCAAAACAAAAACCAAACATTATTTTGATTATGGCCGATGATTTGGGCTACGCTGAGTTGGGGTGTTATGGTCAAACAAAAATCAAAACGCCCCATATAGATCAACTGGCAGCAGAGGGGATGAAATTCACACAGGCTTATGCGGGTTCCATGGTTTGTCAGCCTTCGCGAAGCGTTTTAATGACGGGACAACATACCGGTCATACTGCTGTTCGCGCAAACGACCTGAACCAACTACTTTACGGGCAAGATAAAACCGTCGCAGAAGTACTAAAAGATGCTGGCTATGCAACGGGCATCTTTGGAAAGTGGGGGCTCGGTTACGAAGGGACTCCAGGCCATCCCAATCGTCAGGGATTTGATCAATTCACCGGACAATTACTCCAGGTACATGCTCATTTTTATTACCCCTTTTGGATATGGAGAAATGATAAAAAAGTAATGCTTCCCGAAAACGAAAATAATCAACGGGGAAATTACATTCATGATTTAATCCATGAAGATGCGAAAGATTTTATTCGCAAAAATCAAAATCAACCTTTCTTTGCTTATCTACCCTACATCATCCCGCACGTAGAGCTGGTTGTACCAGAAGAGTCCGAGCATCCTTATCGTGGGAAATTTCCTAAAACACAAATCCTTGATCCACGTCCTGGCTATATTGGATCAGATGATGGGTTGGTAACGTTTGCAGGGATGGTCTCTCGATTAGACGATCATGTGGGTGAGATCGTAGAGATGTTGGAAGAAATGGGAATACGAGATAATACTTTGATTATCTTTACATCAGACAATGGCGGGCAGGGGGGCACCTGGAAGGGCATGACTGACTTCTTTAACGGAAACGCACCACTTAAAGGTTATAAAGGAACAATGTATGAAGGTGGTTTGCGTGTACCTTTTGTTGTCAATTGGCCTGGCAAAGTCGCTCCCGGAACAACCTCAGATCTGCAAATTGCGTTTTGGGATATCCTGCCTACCTTTGCACAGATTGCCGGGACTAATGTTCCAAAAGGAGTCGATATCGATGGGATTTCTTTTCTGCCAACTCTGTTAGGCAAGGGAAATCAGAAAAAACACAAATACCTTTATTGGGAATATACCAAAGGTGAAATGCGTTCGAGAGCACTTCGGATGGGAGATTGGAAGGCTGTTCAAAACCGAATGAAAAATTCGATAGAACTCTATGATTTAGGAAAAGATGTTGGTGAAACAAAAAATCTTGCCAAACAAAATCCAGAAAAATTGAAGGAGATGGAGCAGATTATGCAGCAGGCTCACACGAAGCCTCGCGATTTTCCTCAAACATTGAAACCCGTTGGTATTAAAGGTTACGTGAAATAA
- the glgC gene encoding glucose-1-phosphate adenylyltransferase, whose translation MKGLFHEDHDVYKERTIMRNVLALILAGGKGSRLEPLTRDRAKPAVPFGGGYRIIDFTLSNCINSGLRRILILTQYKAASLDRHINLGWRFLCRELNEFVDVLPPQQRIDEQWYQGTADAVYQNIYTIERARSDYILILSGDHIYKMDYSKLIRDHKESGAEATIGCIPVDRTEASQFGVMAVDDDMRVVKFEEKPAAPASMPNHPDKSLASMGIYVFNTNFLFERLCYDATQLDSSHDFGKNIIPSIIDDHLVRAYPFQDKNTGDGYYWRDVGTIDSYYEANMDLISVHPQLNLYDQTWPIRSYQPPDPPPKFVFAQSEGSKPRVGQAVDSTVCPGSIISGGRVSQSIISSNVRINSWAEVDNSILFSGVNIGRHAKIRNAIIDKGVSIPKNCEIGYDLAKDKGRGFTVSESGIVVIGKMDGFPGES comes from the coding sequence ATAAAGGGATTATTTCACGAAGATCATGATGTCTATAAGGAGAGAACAATAATGCGAAATGTGTTGGCTTTGATTCTGGCAGGTGGTAAAGGATCTCGTCTGGAACCACTTACCAGAGATCGAGCGAAGCCTGCAGTTCCGTTTGGAGGCGGGTATCGAATTATCGATTTTACACTTTCCAATTGCATCAATAGTGGCTTACGTCGGATTTTGATTCTGACTCAATATAAAGCGGCCAGTCTCGATCGACATATCAATCTTGGTTGGCGATTTCTTTGCCGTGAACTGAATGAATTTGTTGATGTCTTGCCACCACAGCAGCGAATTGACGAACAGTGGTATCAGGGAACCGCGGATGCCGTTTATCAGAATATTTACACGATTGAACGCGCCAGATCAGATTACATTCTGATCCTTTCTGGTGACCATATCTATAAGATGGATTATTCTAAACTGATTCGTGATCATAAGGAATCCGGGGCTGAAGCGACGATTGGATGTATTCCTGTAGATCGAACAGAAGCAAGCCAGTTTGGAGTGATGGCCGTTGATGATGACATGCGCGTCGTGAAATTTGAAGAAAAACCGGCGGCTCCAGCTTCGATGCCTAATCATCCTGATAAAAGTCTGGCGTCGATGGGGATCTATGTGTTTAATACGAACTTTCTGTTTGAACGACTGTGTTACGATGCAACACAGTTAGATAGTTCGCATGACTTCGGAAAAAATATTATCCCTTCTATTATCGATGATCATCTGGTACGCGCTTATCCTTTTCAGGATAAAAATACGGGAGATGGATATTATTGGCGAGATGTAGGAACTATTGATTCCTATTATGAAGCAAATATGGATTTGATCTCGGTTCATCCACAGTTAAATTTGTATGATCAAACCTGGCCGATCAGATCCTATCAGCCACCGGATCCTCCGCCGAAGTTTGTCTTTGCTCAAAGTGAAGGCTCTAAACCTCGTGTGGGGCAGGCTGTGGATAGTACTGTCTGCCCGGGGTCGATCATTTCAGGGGGGCGTGTAAGTCAATCTATCATTTCATCAAATGTCCGGATTAATAGCTGGGCGGAAGTCGATAATTCCATTCTGTTTTCAGGTGTGAATATCGGTAGACACGCGAAAATTCGAAACGCGATCATCGATAAAGGAGTTTCAATCCCCAAGAATTGTGAAATCGGTTATGACCTTGCCAAAGACAAGGGGCGTGGGTTTACTGTTTCCGAATCGGGAATTGTTGTGATTGGCAAAATGGATGGATTTCCCGGAGAGAGCTAA
- a CDS encoding amidohydrolase family protein: MEAINRRTFLKSASASVVAAQSAISLSADKKSPINLPAKVVDTHTHFYDPTRPEGVPWPSKGSSLYRTVLPKDFVALKKYQPVNATVVVEASKLVEDNQWILDLVKENPVIIGFVGRLTPGEAMFRTHLKRFSKNPIFKGIRVNHHLIQSGLSQPRFVDDLKMLADLGLQVDLNGPPATLESARRVTKLVPDLRIVVDHIGNVVIKGDEIDPKWKQALESLSDQKQVYIKISALVEGASRHRPNNVPSDVAYYRPTLDVIWNQIGVDRMIFGSNWPVSERAADYVTLQKILVDYLQDKGQSALDKVFWKNSKLAYRWDRYPEE, encoded by the coding sequence ATGGAAGCCATCAATCGTCGTACATTTCTCAAATCCGCTTCTGCAAGTGTGGTTGCCGCTCAGTCAGCAATCAGTCTCAGTGCAGACAAAAAATCACCAATCAATCTACCCGCCAAAGTTGTCGATACGCATACGCATTTTTATGATCCCACGCGCCCGGAAGGCGTTCCCTGGCCGAGCAAAGGTTCATCCCTTTATCGCACAGTATTGCCAAAAGATTTTGTTGCGCTAAAAAAGTATCAACCTGTGAATGCGACGGTGGTTGTCGAAGCCAGTAAATTGGTGGAAGACAATCAATGGATATTGGATCTGGTAAAAGAGAACCCCGTAATTATTGGTTTCGTGGGGCGATTGACACCCGGCGAAGCGATGTTTCGAACACATCTCAAACGATTTTCCAAAAACCCAATCTTCAAAGGCATCCGCGTCAATCATCATTTAATTCAGTCTGGGTTATCGCAGCCGCGGTTTGTCGACGATTTAAAAATGCTGGCTGACTTAGGATTGCAAGTTGATCTCAATGGCCCGCCTGCGACGTTAGAGAGTGCACGCCGTGTTACAAAGCTAGTTCCAGACTTACGAATTGTTGTCGATCATATTGGTAACGTGGTCATCAAAGGAGACGAGATCGATCCCAAATGGAAACAGGCCTTGGAATCATTGTCAGACCAAAAGCAGGTCTATATCAAAATCTCTGCGCTGGTCGAAGGGGCGTCACGGCATCGACCGAACAATGTCCCCTCAGATGTTGCATACTACCGTCCCACATTGGACGTCATCTGGAACCAGATCGGAGTCGACCGCATGATCTTCGGCAGCAACTGGCCTGTTTCAGAACGAGCCGCCGACTACGTCACCCTGCAAAAGATTCTTGTCGATTATTTGCAAGACAAAGGCCAGTCAGCGTTAGACAAAGTTTTCTGGAAAAATTCCAAACTGGCTTACCGGTGGGACCGTTATCCTGAAGAGTAA
- a CDS encoding class I SAM-dependent methyltransferase, whose protein sequence is MNSSDEKLTKSFYDRISHSYDLIADSNEHVAREKGLAALSIAEGEKVLEIGYGTGHSLVALAESVGTTGSVYGVDISDGMQKVSEKRVTEAGVADRVNLSVAITPPLPFEDQTFDVVSMSFTLELFPLETIPAVLEEIKRVLKPGGRLGVVSMALPKEGEKDSFLEKTYKWMHQHFPHIVDCQPIDAVGFLKNAGFSIKEELDLNIWTMPVAVLVGTTPT, encoded by the coding sequence ATGAATTCCTCTGATGAAAAATTGACCAAATCATTTTACGATCGTATCAGTCATTCTTATGACCTGATTGCGGACTCCAACGAACATGTCGCTCGTGAAAAAGGGCTTGCCGCTTTGAGTATCGCTGAAGGCGAAAAAGTCCTGGAAATAGGTTATGGAACCGGACATTCACTTGTAGCACTCGCTGAATCAGTGGGAACAACAGGCTCTGTTTATGGAGTCGACATTTCTGATGGAATGCAGAAAGTCTCTGAAAAACGAGTCACAGAAGCGGGAGTTGCCGATCGTGTGAACCTGTCTGTAGCAATCACTCCTCCTTTGCCTTTTGAGGATCAGACGTTCGATGTCGTTTCGATGAGCTTTACACTGGAACTCTTCCCCCTGGAAACGATTCCCGCTGTTCTCGAAGAAATCAAACGTGTACTGAAGCCGGGAGGACGTTTGGGTGTGGTTTCGATGGCCTTGCCTAAAGAAGGAGAAAAAGACAGTTTTCTAGAAAAGACCTACAAATGGATGCACCAGCATTTTCCACATATAGTTGACTGTCAGCCGATCGATGCTGTTGGTTTTCTGAAAAATGCTGGATTTTCAATCAAAGAAGAACTCGATTTGAATATCTGGACCATGCCCGTGGCAGTGCTTGTGGGAACAACTCCCACCTGA
- a CDS encoding DUF11 domain-containing protein yields the protein MPESDDQNSSWNRHEPLAPESETDEGWPTDLEGTLSEEGIEPESGLNASNAELEEFDFSLKFEDYAPVWLQKLRSFFSSDPEWSFASAVGCVAIILTVILLLAMPEDKVKQVADHITAPEAEIAKLPDSEPIDSRIDVEVPSPYAWVEVGSEPLYVSFGEFQKPISEVVVLEERAETPFKLPEFNKNPETAKAPAIVMDVQKIRIIEREILDPAIDESFVLKSQPSPVEMESRLDPAELLLFDQNWKLFDLVRAETRTQQTIRPTLYRERFPGGEHLQVGQEQPLDRSQLDRLTRVTAPQQSDQLNIEIRKRIPQNGTVQNLLTYSLLVKNQGTSPAYNVQIDEELSPATSLVDVSPSAEVKQNHLYWNIARLDPDEERELKIKVFLDQEGNAKTNSIIRLASKVTASTDISAPRLAVQMTGPDVVTEGEIFPLDFIVSNQGRHDQREVALNLDLPEGLEHAEGQRLTLKIDQLAARESRTLRARVKATKSGLVTSQATLAAQGISHEQTSLKQKIVERKTESQPMNSQQTPAQSKTPLKSTAPPQFCPCQPVYLPPVIYLVP from the coding sequence ATGCCCGAGTCAGATGACCAAAACTCGAGTTGGAATCGTCATGAACCACTCGCTCCTGAGAGCGAAACGGATGAAGGCTGGCCAACGGATCTTGAAGGCACACTTTCAGAGGAAGGGATTGAACCAGAGTCTGGTTTGAATGCCAGCAATGCCGAACTGGAAGAATTTGATTTCTCACTCAAATTTGAAGACTACGCGCCTGTCTGGCTGCAAAAGCTCAGATCGTTTTTTAGTAGCGATCCTGAATGGTCTTTTGCCTCTGCTGTTGGATGTGTTGCCATTATTCTCACGGTCATTTTGCTCCTGGCGATGCCAGAGGATAAAGTGAAACAAGTTGCCGATCATATTACCGCACCTGAAGCCGAAATCGCAAAACTGCCCGACTCTGAACCCATTGATTCACGCATTGATGTTGAAGTTCCCTCGCCTTATGCCTGGGTCGAAGTAGGATCAGAGCCTCTGTATGTCTCTTTCGGAGAGTTTCAAAAACCAATCTCCGAAGTCGTCGTCCTCGAAGAAAGAGCGGAGACACCATTCAAACTACCCGAGTTCAATAAGAATCCAGAGACAGCAAAAGCTCCCGCAATTGTCATGGACGTACAAAAAATCAGAATCATTGAAAGAGAAATTCTGGATCCGGCAATCGACGAGTCCTTTGTCCTGAAATCACAGCCCTCTCCAGTCGAAATGGAAAGCCGACTTGATCCTGCAGAACTCCTTTTATTCGATCAAAACTGGAAACTCTTTGATCTAGTCAGAGCGGAAACTCGAACTCAACAAACAATTCGCCCCACTCTGTATCGCGAGCGGTTTCCTGGAGGGGAACATTTACAGGTGGGTCAGGAACAACCCCTTGATCGTAGCCAACTCGACCGACTGACACGTGTGACGGCTCCTCAGCAGTCAGACCAGTTAAATATTGAAATTCGCAAACGGATACCTCAAAACGGAACCGTACAAAATCTGCTGACTTACTCCCTCCTGGTAAAAAACCAGGGAACCAGCCCTGCCTACAATGTTCAAATCGATGAAGAACTCTCGCCTGCCACGAGTCTGGTAGATGTTTCTCCCTCCGCTGAAGTCAAACAAAATCATCTGTATTGGAATATTGCCCGACTTGATCCTGATGAAGAGCGGGAGCTCAAAATTAAAGTCTTCCTTGATCAAGAAGGTAATGCGAAAACCAATTCCATTATCAGACTCGCGTCCAAAGTCACCGCTTCTACTGACATCTCTGCCCCTAGACTGGCAGTACAAATGACAGGTCCTGACGTGGTAACAGAAGGAGAAATCTTTCCACTCGATTTCATCGTCAGTAATCAAGGACGACATGACCAACGTGAAGTTGCATTAAATCTGGACCTGCCTGAAGGGCTGGAACACGCAGAAGGCCAACGACTCACATTGAAAATCGACCAATTGGCTGCCCGCGAATCCCGTACATTACGTGCGCGCGTAAAAGCCACGAAATCAGGGCTCGTCACATCACAAGCTACGCTGGCAGCACAAGGCATCTCACACGAACAGACCTCGTTAAAACAAAAGATTGTTGAGAGAAAAACTGAATCCCAACCAATGAACTCTCAACAAACGCCTGCCCAGTCGAAAACGCCTCTCAAGTCAACCGCGCCGCCTCAGTTCTGCCCGTGCCAGCCCGTCTATCTTCCCCCGGTCATCTATCTGGTCCCCTGA
- a CDS encoding alkaline phosphatase D family protein: MILFQRMNLRFSFHYAMVSVCILIYSSLTFAQQPERRQGEIAGELSSDSVILQSRLTAPELDETGDLLGRPGIARFELSTRKDFQNAFFTEWLAAKPEHDYIVKILVSELKPGTRYYYRLQYGSDKASIQTGPTNTFQTLPAAGRVAEINFAVVTGMNYHFFHHGAGKKRPAYQGKDKQLGFPALVSILKLQPDFFVGTGDNVYYDHPRQNSAQTAEALRKKWHEQFVQQRFIDLFAQVPTYWEKDDHDFRYNDCDLTGSKAPANELGLRMFLEQVPIVDPKDQNPITYRTQRMGKLLQVWFTENRDYRSPNRSPDGPEKTIWGAKQRNWLKETLKKSDATFKLIISPTPMIGPDDKSKKDNHTNIGGFRQERDEFFQWIKQEKLDQQGLYLICGDRHWQYHSIDPSGIEEFSTGALVDANSRLGIKPGAKKGTDPDAQIRQPYTSNPASGGFLYVTVKPAQDGNTGTASFQFYDEQGKLLHRVQKERTIDP; this comes from the coding sequence ATGATACTGTTTCAGCGAATGAATCTACGTTTCTCATTCCACTACGCAATGGTTAGCGTTTGCATACTCATCTATTCCTCTCTGACTTTCGCCCAACAGCCAGAGCGCAGGCAAGGCGAAATAGCAGGAGAACTCAGCTCTGATTCAGTCATTCTCCAATCAAGACTAACAGCACCGGAGTTAGATGAAACCGGAGACCTTCTAGGAAGACCCGGTATCGCCCGCTTTGAGCTTTCCACTCGGAAAGATTTTCAGAATGCGTTTTTTACTGAATGGCTCGCCGCAAAACCCGAGCATGATTATATCGTGAAGATACTGGTTTCGGAATTGAAGCCAGGAACGCGTTATTATTACCGACTCCAATACGGATCTGATAAAGCATCCATTCAAACCGGCCCCACGAATACCTTCCAAACCCTTCCCGCTGCTGGACGAGTCGCAGAAATCAATTTTGCTGTGGTGACAGGTATGAACTATCACTTCTTTCATCATGGTGCTGGTAAAAAACGTCCTGCTTACCAGGGAAAGGACAAACAATTAGGATTCCCGGCACTGGTAAGTATTTTGAAATTGCAACCCGATTTTTTTGTGGGGACTGGCGATAACGTTTACTATGATCACCCACGCCAAAACTCAGCGCAAACAGCAGAAGCGCTCAGAAAGAAATGGCATGAACAATTTGTGCAACAGCGATTCATCGATCTCTTTGCTCAGGTTCCCACCTACTGGGAAAAAGACGATCATGACTTTCGTTACAATGATTGTGATCTGACTGGCAGCAAAGCTCCTGCGAACGAACTTGGACTGCGTATGTTTCTCGAGCAGGTTCCCATTGTTGATCCGAAAGACCAAAACCCGATTACTTATCGTACACAGCGTATGGGAAAACTATTACAGGTTTGGTTTACAGAAAATCGTGATTATCGCAGTCCCAATCGTTCACCTGATGGACCAGAAAAAACGATCTGGGGAGCCAAACAACGTAACTGGCTTAAAGAGACGCTCAAGAAGTCAGACGCAACGTTCAAACTGATTATCTCTCCTACTCCCATGATTGGTCCCGATGATAAATCGAAAAAGGATAACCACACCAACATTGGTGGATTTCGACAGGAACGAGATGAGTTTTTTCAATGGATCAAACAAGAGAAACTGGACCAGCAGGGTCTCTATCTGATCTGCGGAGACCGGCATTGGCAATACCACTCGATTGATCCCTCTGGTATTGAAGAGTTCTCCACTGGCGCACTCGTCGATGCGAATTCCCGTTTAGGGATCAAACCGGGAGCCAAAAAAGGAACCGACCCTGACGCACAAATCAGACAACCCTATACGTCAAATCCCGCCTCGGGCGGCTTTCTGTATGTCACTGTGAAACCCGCTCAAGACGGAAATACGGGAACCGCATCATTTCAGTTCTATGATGAGCAAGGAAAGCTGTTACACCGGGTCCAAAAAGAACGAACGATTGATCCATGA